In a genomic window of Candidatus Binatia bacterium:
- a CDS encoding metallophosphoesterase, with protein sequence MSDRTRTVRVAAVGDVHCTRASKGHFQPLLTKMAERADVLCLCGDLTDYGLREEAIVLAAELASVGKKPVLCVLGNHDYESGQVEQVHEVLSEAGAILLCGEAYETHGVGFAGTKGFGGGFGRHALEPWGEGPLKAFVQEALDEALKLEKALSRLRTEQRIALLHYAPIPETVVGEPAEIFPFLGSSRLEEPINRFPVAAVFHGHAHAGSLEGRTSHGIPVYNVSLPVFQRRQPGEDAFRIVELLVED encoded by the coding sequence ATGAGCGACCGAACCCGGACCGTCCGCGTCGCCGCGGTCGGCGACGTGCACTGCACCCGCGCCTCCAAGGGACACTTCCAGCCGCTGCTCACGAAGATGGCCGAGCGCGCCGACGTGCTCTGCCTGTGCGGCGACTTGACGGACTACGGCCTGCGCGAGGAAGCGATCGTGCTCGCGGCCGAGCTCGCGAGCGTCGGCAAGAAGCCCGTCCTGTGCGTGCTCGGCAACCACGACTACGAGTCGGGGCAGGTCGAGCAGGTGCACGAGGTGCTGAGCGAGGCGGGGGCGATCCTGCTCTGCGGCGAGGCGTACGAGACGCACGGCGTCGGCTTCGCCGGCACCAAGGGCTTCGGCGGCGGCTTCGGACGCCACGCGCTCGAGCCCTGGGGCGAGGGGCCGCTCAAGGCCTTCGTGCAGGAGGCGCTCGACGAGGCGCTGAAGCTCGAGAAGGCACTGTCGCGGCTGCGCACCGAGCAGCGCATCGCGCTCCTGCACTACGCGCCGATCCCGGAGACCGTCGTCGGCGAGCCCGCGGAGATCTTCCCGTTTCTGGGCTCGAGCCGTCTCGAGGAGCCGATCAACCGCTTCCCGGTCGCCGCGGTGTTCCACGGCCACGCGCACGCCGGCAGCCTCGAGGGCCGGACGTCGCACGGCATTCCGGTGTACAACGTCTCGCTTCCGGTCTTTCAGCGCAGGCAGCCCGGCGAGGACGCGTTCCGTATCGTCGAGCTCCTGGTCGAGGATTGA
- a CDS encoding CHASE domain-containing protein, translating to MQAIGARNHPVGGVRPGYRGARPAVRSMKKLLSLPHVRRQLAPIGVAFLAALATVLATWTAYSVYGSRDRDRFERRVSEISDAIEARLATYVVLLHAASALLGSGGEVDEPDFRAFVERADLHARYPGLRGVGFVARVPAAQRVEFEQRARSGGDSVRIRTDDTERVEYFPIVALEPHDDASHAAIGRDLGSDERSAAAMERARDSGLPAGSAAMLLPSAGDAPGPLGVYLFVPVYRSATTPPGIDARRDDLVGFVFGTIGAADFIAASVPPNEQAQVAFRVYDGGHTDGDHIYSSELSPALADETPTFTTTTKLDIAGQDWAIAFRTLPPFDDASRLPSVPYVFLGGCLISILLYVAMRTQLRARHQAEHNASVLQTLLLARRESEARRAAILESSIDAVIAMDEAGHITEFNRAAEETFGYARSEVLGRDLFETLIPESYRDELRAGFARYLATGEGAFLGQRVETSARRRDGSEFAAEVTVSEIALDSGREFTAHVRDITERREYEERLRVERETVETLHRVSSSFAAKLDVQELVQDAIDAATAVSGAECGAFFYSGPNEDGASDQSIFAVSGIDRAIFDEIGPPRPTALLGATFVNRMVVRLEDVAEDPRQGKNAPHFGLPIGHPPIRSYLAVPVVTGGGVMLGSILLGHSRPAAFTERHESVVLAIAAQAAVSLDKALLYRAAQEARNAAELANRAKDEFLATLSHELRTPLTAILGWCQLLTRGKRSEAEIARGLERIESSAQAQTRLISDLLDVSRIVSGKLRLEVQQLDLEPIVEAAIESIRPAAEAKAIDVRTLIDPSSVVVAGDASRLQQVFWNLLSNAVKFTPKGGRIEVQVTHEDGHALIDVTDNGCGIRPEDLACIFDRFRQVDSSTTRRSGGLGLGLAIVRHLVELHGGSVAAYSEGEGRGATFRVSLPVLAIRSAAASASDGAQAAAEDSRAAHALLSGLRVLVVDDDGETRDLIKVILEEVGANVCAVPSVNRALDALARLRPDVLVSDIAMPDRDGYDLIRHVRSLREEEGGKIPALALTAFARTEDCRRALLAGFQMHAAKPVEPQELVSMVAALARRPAEAESQWP from the coding sequence GTGCAAGCGATCGGCGCGCGCAACCACCCCGTGGGGGGCGTGCGTCCCGGCTACCGCGGGGCACGTCCCGCCGTTCGCTCGATGAAGAAGCTACTGTCGCTGCCGCACGTTCGAAGGCAACTGGCCCCGATCGGCGTCGCCTTCCTGGCGGCGCTGGCGACGGTGCTCGCGACCTGGACCGCGTACTCGGTCTACGGCTCGCGCGACCGCGACCGCTTCGAGCGGCGGGTGAGCGAGATCTCGGACGCGATCGAAGCGCGGCTCGCGACCTACGTCGTGCTGCTGCACGCGGCGAGCGCGCTCCTCGGCTCCGGCGGCGAGGTGGACGAGCCGGACTTCCGCGCTTTCGTCGAGCGCGCCGATCTGCACGCGCGCTATCCCGGGTTGCGCGGCGTCGGCTTCGTCGCGCGCGTGCCGGCCGCGCAGCGCGTGGAGTTCGAGCAGCGCGCGCGCAGCGGCGGCGATTCGGTGCGGATCCGCACCGACGACACGGAGCGCGTCGAGTACTTCCCGATCGTCGCGCTCGAGCCGCACGACGACGCGAGCCACGCCGCGATCGGCCGCGACCTCGGCAGCGACGAGCGCAGCGCCGCCGCGATGGAGCGGGCGCGGGACTCCGGGCTGCCCGCAGGTTCTGCGGCGATGCTGCTGCCGTCGGCGGGGGACGCGCCCGGTCCGCTCGGCGTCTACCTCTTCGTCCCGGTGTACCGCTCGGCGACGACGCCGCCCGGCATCGATGCGCGACGCGACGACCTGGTTGGCTTCGTCTTCGGGACGATCGGCGCGGCGGACTTCATCGCGGCGAGCGTGCCGCCCAACGAGCAGGCGCAGGTCGCCTTCCGCGTCTACGACGGCGGGCACACCGACGGCGATCACATCTACTCCTCCGAGCTCTCCCCGGCGCTCGCCGACGAGACGCCGACGTTCACGACCACCACGAAGCTCGACATCGCCGGGCAGGACTGGGCGATCGCGTTCCGCACGCTACCGCCGTTCGACGACGCGTCGCGCTTGCCGTCGGTCCCCTACGTCTTTCTCGGCGGCTGCCTGATCAGCATCCTGCTCTACGTCGCGATGCGCACGCAGCTGCGCGCGCGGCACCAGGCGGAGCACAACGCGAGCGTCCTGCAGACGCTGCTGCTCGCGCGCCGCGAGAGCGAGGCGCGTCGCGCGGCGATCCTCGAATCGTCGATCGACGCGGTCATCGCGATGGACGAGGCGGGCCACATCACCGAGTTCAACCGCGCCGCCGAGGAGACCTTCGGCTACGCGCGCTCGGAGGTGCTCGGCCGCGACCTGTTCGAGACGCTGATCCCCGAATCGTACCGCGACGAGCTGCGCGCCGGCTTCGCGCGCTACCTCGCGACCGGCGAGGGGGCGTTCCTCGGCCAGCGCGTCGAGACCAGCGCGCGCCGACGCGACGGCAGCGAGTTCGCGGCGGAGGTCACGGTGAGCGAGATCGCGCTCGACTCCGGACGCGAGTTCACGGCGCACGTGCGCGACATCACCGAGCGTCGCGAGTACGAGGAGCGCTTGCGCGTCGAGCGCGAGACCGTCGAGACCCTGCACCGCGTGAGCAGCTCGTTCGCGGCGAAGCTCGACGTCCAGGAGCTCGTGCAGGACGCGATCGACGCTGCGACCGCCGTCTCCGGCGCGGAGTGCGGCGCGTTCTTCTACAGCGGCCCGAACGAGGACGGCGCGTCCGACCAGAGCATCTTCGCCGTCTCCGGCATCGACCGCGCGATCTTCGACGAGATCGGGCCGCCGCGCCCGACGGCGCTGCTCGGCGCGACCTTCGTGAATCGCATGGTCGTGCGCCTCGAGGACGTCGCCGAAGATCCGCGTCAAGGCAAGAACGCGCCGCACTTCGGATTGCCGATCGGGCACCCGCCGATCCGCAGCTACCTCGCGGTGCCGGTCGTGACCGGCGGCGGCGTGATGCTGGGCTCGATCCTGCTCGGCCACTCGCGGCCCGCGGCGTTCACCGAGCGTCACGAGAGCGTCGTGCTCGCGATCGCGGCGCAGGCGGCGGTGTCGCTCGACAAGGCGTTGCTCTACCGCGCCGCGCAGGAAGCGCGAAACGCCGCCGAGCTCGCGAACCGTGCCAAGGACGAGTTCCTCGCGACGCTGTCGCACGAGCTCCGCACGCCGCTCACGGCCATCCTCGGCTGGTGCCAGCTCCTGACGCGCGGCAAGCGGAGCGAGGCGGAGATCGCGCGCGGGCTCGAGCGCATCGAGAGCAGCGCGCAGGCGCAGACGCGCCTGATCTCGGACCTGCTCGACGTGTCGCGCATCGTGTCCGGCAAGCTGCGCCTCGAGGTGCAGCAGCTCGACCTCGAGCCGATCGTCGAGGCCGCGATCGAGTCGATCCGTCCCGCCGCGGAAGCCAAGGCGATCGACGTGCGGACGCTGATCGATCCCTCGTCGGTGGTGGTCGCGGGCGACGCGAGCCGTCTGCAGCAGGTGTTCTGGAACCTGCTCTCGAACGCCGTCAAGTTCACGCCGAAGGGCGGGCGCATCGAGGTCCAGGTGACGCACGAGGACGGCCACGCGCTGATCGACGTGACGGACAACGGCTGCGGCATCCGTCCCGAGGACCTGGCCTGCATCTTCGACCGCTTCCGCCAGGTCGACAGCAGCACCACGCGGCGCTCCGGCGGTCTCGGCCTCGGGCTCGCGATCGTGCGCCACCTGGTCGAGCTGCACGGCGGATCGGTCGCCGCGTACAGCGAGGGCGAGGGCCGCGGCGCGACCTTCCGGGTGTCGCTGCCGGTGCTGGCGATCCGCTCCGCGGCGGCGTCGGCGAGCGACGGCGCGCAGGCCGCGGCCGAGGATTCGCGAGCGGCCCATGCTTTGCTCTCTGGTCTTCGCGTGCTGGTGGTCGACGACGACGGCGAGACGCGTGATCTCATCAAAGTGATCCTGGAGGAGGTCGGCGCCAACGTGTGCGCCGTGCCGTCCGTGAACCGCGCCCTCGACGCGCTCGCGCGGCTGCGTCCGGACGTGCTCGTCAGCGACATCGCCATGCCCGATCGCGACGGCTACGACCTGATCCGCCACGTGCGCAGCCTGCGCGAGGAGGAGGGCGGCAAGATCCCGGCGCTCGCGCTGACCGCGTTCGCGCGCACCGAGGACTGCCGGCGCGCGCTGCTGGCGGGCTTCCAGATGCACGCCGCGAAGCCGGTCGAGCCGCAGGAGCTCGTGTCGATGGTCGCCGCGCTCGCGCGGCGTCCCGCCGAGGCCGAATCCCAATGGCCGTGA
- a CDS encoding response regulator — MTPSLVKHRILIVDDDPDILAALSLLLGEQYEVETASNGADAIERLEAVRCDAVLLDLMMPIMDGATLKSEMARRHLDVPIVLTSAGSDLAQRARAIGVEDYITKPLDFDRLESMLAAIVDRQARAARGESAADGAAPTTDAGRGPSRHD, encoded by the coding sequence GTGACCCCCTCGCTCGTCAAGCATCGGATCCTCATCGTCGACGACGACCCGGACATCCTCGCCGCGCTGAGCCTGCTGCTCGGCGAGCAGTACGAGGTCGAGACGGCGAGCAACGGGGCCGACGCGATCGAGCGTCTCGAGGCGGTGCGCTGCGACGCCGTGCTGCTCGACCTGATGATGCCGATCATGGACGGCGCGACGCTGAAGAGCGAGATGGCGCGCCGCCACCTCGACGTGCCGATCGTGCTCACCTCCGCCGGATCGGATCTCGCGCAGCGCGCGCGTGCGATCGGCGTCGAGGACTACATCACGAAGCCGCTCGACTTCGACCGCCTGGAATCGATGCTCGCGGCGATCGTCGACCGGCAGGCGCGCGCCGCGCGCGGCGAAAGCGCGGCCGACGGCGCGGCACCCACGACCGACGCGGGCCGCGGGCCGTCACGCCACGACTGA
- a CDS encoding sigma-54 dependent transcriptional regulator produces the protein MPHAIVIDDDPGFQEAIAEVLSQEGFTMESATTLAAARQILGERMPDLALVDLSLPDGDGSQLIPELAAMPFTDVVLITGHATVDSAVDAFREGVVDYLTKPVELQRLRAVLANVARRRELYDQVEDLRAELRRLGRFGPLIGSSPPMQRLYDMIARVAPTNATVFIQGESGTGKELVAQTVHQLSRRRKQPFVALNCGAVTPQLIESELFGHERGSFTGADRIHKGYFERAHGGTLFLDEITEMPLELQVKLLRVLEMGKIVRIGGERELPVDVRLIAATNRDPQEAVAQQKLRQDLLYRLSVFPIHLPPLRERGSDIDLLAEYFLSCMNRAEKADKRLGRAALERLRAYHWPGNVRELKNVIDRAFILADQVITTECLPALSSDATPSSEPVGLGPAIELKPGISISEAEKRLIFATLEACNGNKERAARVLEISLKTLYNRLNAYNGRTKQRNTPAQQA, from the coding sequence ATGCCACACGCGATCGTGATCGATGATGATCCCGGCTTCCAGGAAGCCATTGCCGAGGTGCTCAGCCAAGAAGGCTTCACCATGGAGTCGGCGACCACCCTGGCGGCCGCTCGCCAGATCCTCGGCGAGCGGATGCCCGATCTCGCCCTGGTCGACCTGAGCCTGCCCGATGGCGACGGCTCGCAGCTCATTCCCGAGCTCGCCGCCATGCCCTTCACCGACGTCGTCCTGATCACCGGCCACGCGACCGTCGACTCCGCCGTCGACGCGTTCCGCGAGGGCGTGGTCGATTACTTGACGAAGCCCGTCGAGCTGCAGCGCCTGCGTGCGGTGCTCGCCAACGTCGCGCGTCGACGCGAGCTCTACGATCAGGTCGAGGACCTGCGCGCCGAGCTGCGCAGGCTCGGACGCTTCGGTCCGCTGATCGGCTCGTCGCCGCCGATGCAGCGGCTCTACGACATGATCGCGCGCGTCGCGCCGACCAACGCGACCGTGTTCATCCAGGGCGAGAGCGGCACCGGCAAGGAGCTCGTCGCGCAGACCGTTCACCAGCTCAGCCGGCGCCGCAAGCAGCCGTTCGTCGCGCTCAACTGCGGCGCGGTCACGCCGCAGCTCATCGAGAGCGAGCTCTTCGGCCACGAGCGCGGCAGCTTCACCGGCGCCGACCGCATCCACAAGGGCTACTTCGAGCGCGCGCACGGCGGCACGCTGTTCCTCGACGAGATCACCGAGATGCCGCTCGAGCTGCAGGTCAAGCTGCTGCGCGTGCTCGAGATGGGCAAGATCGTGCGCATCGGCGGCGAGCGCGAGCTGCCCGTCGACGTTCGGCTGATCGCGGCGACCAACCGCGATCCGCAGGAGGCAGTGGCGCAGCAGAAGCTCCGCCAGGACCTGCTCTACCGGCTCAGCGTGTTCCCGATTCACCTGCCCCCGCTGCGCGAGCGCGGCTCGGACATCGACCTGCTCGCGGAGTACTTCCTATCCTGCATGAACCGCGCGGAGAAGGCCGACAAGCGCCTCGGCCGCGCGGCGCTCGAGCGGCTCCGCGCGTACCACTGGCCGGGCAACGTGCGCGAGCTGAAGAACGTCATCGATCGCGCGTTCATCCTCGCCGACCAGGTGATCACGACCGAGTGCCTGCCGGCGCTCAGCTCCGACGCCACGCCGAGCTCCGAGCCCGTCGGCCTCGGCCCCGCGATCGAGCTCAAGCCCGGCATCTCGATCAGCGAAGCGGAGAAGCGACTCATCTTCGCGACGCTCGAAGCCTGCAACGGCAACAAGGAGCGTGCGGCGCGCGTTCTCGAGATCAGCCTGAAGACGCTCTACAACCGGCTGAACGCGTACAACGGGAGGACCAAGCAGCGGAACACACCCGCGCAGCAAGCTTGA
- a CDS encoding DUF4398 domain-containing protein, translating to MKRRPIGSFANVVRVGLVLALAGSMVACAATRRPLAEMAAAEHAVQLAQSDTKAYHYAPVELRSAEDKLALARQAMSNGDYEDARYLAELARAEAQLAEARGEARFAQGAVVTSRQVETVRDTDGDSSSTVVERTTTSRPGVVVEPAPSRTVTTVVEQPLGMDVIREERSVVVIPE from the coding sequence ATGAAGCGTCGACCCATCGGTAGTTTCGCAAATGTCGTCCGCGTCGGCCTGGTGCTCGCGCTCGCCGGCAGCATGGTGGCCTGCGCCGCGACGCGCCGCCCGCTCGCCGAGATGGCGGCGGCGGAGCATGCGGTGCAGCTCGCACAGAGCGACACCAAGGCGTACCACTACGCGCCCGTCGAGCTGCGCTCGGCGGAGGACAAGCTCGCGCTCGCGCGCCAGGCGATGTCGAACGGCGACTACGAGGACGCGCGCTACCTCGCCGAGCTCGCACGCGCGGAGGCGCAGCTCGCGGAGGCGCGCGGCGAGGCGCGCTTCGCGCAGGGCGCCGTCGTCACCTCGCGCCAGGTCGAGACCGTGCGCGACACCGACGGCGACTCGTCGTCGACGGTCGTCGAGCGCACGACGACGTCGCGTCCTGGCGTGGTGGTGGAGCCCGCACCGTCGCGGACGGTCACGACCGTCGTCGAGCAGCCGCTCGGCATGGACGTGATCCGCGAAGAGCGCTCGGTCGTCGTGATCCCGGAGTGA
- a CDS encoding PAS domain-containing sensor histidine kinase, giving the protein MNERDGTSDPAASAARSAFASAPAMLWTATVDGERNFFSDAWLAFTGRALADELGGGWRHGIHAEDRALVADAEREAREQHRPFEATFRLRRHDGAYRWVTDRGVPFSSGNGSGGFVGCCNDVHDERLADDGKSAFLSLVAHELRTPLTSVLAYLEALRRSTDREKLLSSGLVDRLTAQMNRFSSLVDDLADAARWPRGTSLPLVEQEIDFRELVGDTVELFADSARLDGFKPRHFFWFEAVGEYRVRGDRRRLVQMVWHLLDNAVKFSPEGGRIAVELVDEGERCTMRVTDEGIGIPEKDLAALGRAYHRASNASTDHYPGIGLGLAITREIVERHGGTLAVASRLGHGTTVTVTLPVQRAQAEQHEERA; this is encoded by the coding sequence TTGAACGAACGGGACGGGACGTCCGATCCCGCGGCGTCGGCGGCGCGCTCCGCATTCGCGAGCGCGCCCGCCATGCTGTGGACGGCAACGGTGGACGGCGAGCGCAACTTCTTCAGCGACGCATGGCTCGCCTTCACCGGACGCGCGCTCGCCGACGAGCTCGGCGGCGGCTGGCGCCACGGCATCCACGCGGAGGACCGGGCCCTCGTCGCCGACGCGGAACGCGAGGCGCGCGAGCAGCACCGTCCGTTCGAGGCGACCTTCCGCTTGCGCCGGCACGACGGCGCGTACCGCTGGGTCACCGACCGCGGCGTGCCGTTCTCGAGCGGCAACGGCAGCGGCGGCTTCGTCGGCTGCTGCAACGACGTCCACGACGAGCGCCTCGCGGACGACGGCAAGTCCGCGTTCCTCTCGCTCGTCGCGCACGAGCTGCGCACGCCGCTCACCTCGGTGCTCGCCTACCTCGAGGCGCTGCGCCGCAGCACCGATCGCGAGAAGCTGCTCTCGAGCGGCCTCGTCGATCGCTTGACGGCGCAGATGAACCGCTTCAGCTCGCTGGTCGACGATCTCGCCGACGCGGCGCGCTGGCCGCGCGGCACGTCGCTGCCGCTCGTCGAGCAGGAGATCGACTTCCGCGAGCTGGTCGGCGACACCGTCGAGCTGTTCGCCGACAGCGCGCGGCTCGACGGCTTCAAGCCGCGACACTTCTTCTGGTTCGAGGCCGTCGGCGAGTACCGTGTGCGCGGCGACCGTCGGCGCCTCGTGCAGATGGTGTGGCACCTGCTCGACAACGCGGTGAAGTTCTCGCCCGAGGGCGGACGGATCGCGGTCGAGCTCGTCGACGAGGGCGAGCGCTGCACGATGCGCGTCACCGACGAGGGCATCGGCATCCCGGAGAAGGACCTGGCGGCGCTCGGCCGCGCGTACCACCGCGCGAGCAACGCCTCGACCGACCACTACCCCGGCATCGGCCTCGGCCTCGCGATCACGCGCGAGATCGTCGAGCGTCACGGCGGCACGCTGGCGGTCGCGAGCCGACTCGGGCACGGCACGACCGTCACCGTCACGCTGCCCGTCCAGCGAGCGCAGGCGGAGCAGCACGAGGAGCGCGCGTGA
- a CDS encoding BON domain-containing protein: MQRKLIPPAVALLALAGATVILPRPVGASDRATQAADQNAQAGAAAPAAATSQDDAVEADNTGRNVRDRDGRTRTPIDQSNEPGDLAITQHIRKTVVANDELSTEAHNVKIITVDRVVTLRGPVESEDERAFIVAAAKNAPQVARVEDQLEVMRSAGDEAERPAVEDEAAKPPAAAPVAPPVAGAPGAAPSVP, encoded by the coding sequence ATGCAACGGAAGCTCATCCCGCCTGCGGTCGCGCTGCTCGCGCTGGCCGGCGCGACGGTGATCCTGCCGCGACCCGTCGGGGCCTCGGATCGTGCGACGCAGGCAGCAGATCAGAACGCGCAAGCAGGCGCTGCGGCGCCGGCCGCTGCGACGTCGCAGGACGATGCGGTCGAAGCTGACAACACGGGACGCAACGTGCGCGACCGCGACGGCAGGACGCGCACGCCCATCGACCAGAGCAACGAGCCCGGCGACCTCGCGATCACGCAGCACATCCGCAAGACCGTGGTCGCGAACGACGAGCTCTCGACCGAGGCGCACAACGTCAAGATCATCACCGTCGACCGCGTCGTGACGCTGCGCGGACCGGTCGAGAGCGAGGACGAGCGCGCCTTCATCGTCGCGGCGGCGAAGAACGCGCCGCAGGTCGCGCGCGTCGAGGATCAGCTCGAGGTCATGCGGTCTGCGGGCGACGAGGCGGAGCGCCCGGCAGTGGAAGACGAGGCGGCCAAGCCACCCGCCGCGGCGCCGGTCGCGCCACCGGTGGCCGGTGCGCCGGGTGCTGCGCCGAGCGTGCCGTAG
- a CDS encoding c-type cytochrome, producing MKPITKLLAFGCATALIGLVVVRGGDPVEAAPAANDALVERGRYIANEVAMCVQCHTPRHANGELDDTQLFRGAPIPFTSPFGGPPWATYAPGIAGPGHLTDEDFFSLLTTGRRTTGRMPLAPMPPFRLSEEDARAVIAYLRSLPAR from the coding sequence ATGAAGCCCATCACCAAGTTGCTCGCTTTCGGATGCGCGACCGCGCTCATCGGCCTCGTCGTGGTGCGGGGCGGCGATCCCGTCGAGGCCGCGCCCGCCGCGAACGACGCGCTCGTCGAGCGCGGCCGCTACATCGCGAACGAGGTCGCGATGTGCGTGCAGTGCCACACGCCGCGCCACGCGAACGGCGAGCTCGACGACACCCAGCTCTTCCGGGGCGCGCCGATCCCGTTCACCTCGCCGTTCGGCGGCCCGCCGTGGGCGACCTACGCACCGGGGATCGCCGGCCCGGGGCACCTCACCGACGAGGACTTCTTCTCGCTGCTCACCACGGGACGGCGGACGACGGGACGCATGCCGCTCGCCCCGATGCCGCCCTTCCGGCTTTCCGAGGAGGACGCGCGCGCGGTGATCGCTTACCTGCGCTCGCTACCGGCGCGCTGA
- a CDS encoding AI-2E family transporter: MAVTLDAERPPPPESIESDANLRYGRGTMMALGGAVVLAILYFASSVLIPIALAILLSFLLSPVVRGFERLRLGRIGSVVVVVVLAFGLLGAISFGVFTQVTYLADELPNYRSNIRAKVADLQGVTSGGLIDKFTHAFEDVMAAVERGTKPRPRQLQKAEGEEPVPVVMQAPSVLWQIPTLLEGLASAGLVLVLVIFTLLERRELRDRFIRLIGHGRLAVTTRALDEAAERISRYLLAQSLINASYGVAVGVGLAALGVPYALLWGFMAALLRFIPYVGPFLGAGMPLVLSLAAFPGWSTPLLVAGLFAIVELATNLVAEPLLYGQSAGVSQVALLAAIAFWTWLWGPIGLVLATPLTVCLVVLSKHVPELRFIFYLLADEEVLEPDVRLYQRLLAADLDEAVEVVQELRAANPECNVYDDLLLPALARTRIDRETHRLSSDEELRMMRSARQLLATLNAQAEEDQAEEEEKARAAAADGGEPERVATVRIEGVLGCPAGCDADELVLQILARELARDGIALDLLWSGAGSLEVLGTVESSEPRVVCIAGLPPRGELTARYLCRRLRRQFPNLVIIVLLPGVKDGDTAVIGPLQSVGANVVVGTLRAAQEALRESLTRETTTAESAVVNA; the protein is encoded by the coding sequence ATGGCCGTGACGCTCGACGCCGAGCGTCCGCCACCTCCCGAGTCGATCGAGAGCGACGCGAACTTGCGCTACGGGCGCGGCACCATGATGGCGCTCGGCGGCGCCGTGGTGCTCGCGATTCTCTATTTCGCGAGCTCGGTGCTGATCCCGATCGCGCTCGCGATCTTGCTGTCCTTTCTCCTGAGCCCGGTCGTGCGCGGCTTCGAGCGCCTGCGGCTCGGACGCATCGGCTCGGTGGTGGTGGTCGTCGTGCTCGCCTTCGGGCTGCTCGGCGCCATCAGCTTCGGCGTCTTCACGCAGGTCACCTACCTCGCCGACGAGCTGCCCAACTACCGCTCGAACATCCGCGCCAAGGTCGCCGATCTGCAAGGGGTCACGAGCGGCGGCCTGATCGACAAGTTCACGCACGCGTTCGAGGACGTGATGGCCGCGGTGGAGCGCGGCACGAAGCCACGTCCGCGGCAGCTGCAGAAGGCGGAGGGCGAGGAGCCGGTGCCGGTCGTGATGCAGGCGCCGTCGGTGCTGTGGCAGATCCCGACGCTCCTCGAGGGGCTCGCGAGCGCGGGTCTGGTGCTCGTGCTCGTCATCTTCACGCTGCTCGAACGTCGCGAGCTGCGCGATCGCTTCATCCGCCTGATCGGCCACGGGCGGCTCGCGGTGACGACGCGCGCGCTCGACGAGGCGGCGGAGCGCATCAGCCGCTACCTGCTCGCGCAGTCGCTGATCAACGCGAGCTACGGCGTCGCGGTGGGCGTCGGGCTCGCGGCGCTCGGCGTGCCGTACGCGCTGCTGTGGGGCTTCATGGCCGCGCTGCTGCGCTTCATCCCGTACGTCGGTCCGTTCCTCGGCGCGGGCATGCCGCTCGTGCTGTCGCTCGCGGCGTTCCCCGGCTGGTCGACGCCGCTGCTCGTCGCCGGGCTGTTCGCAATCGTCGAGCTCGCGACCAACCTGGTCGCCGAGCCGCTGCTCTACGGGCAGTCGGCGGGCGTGTCGCAGGTGGCGCTGCTCGCGGCGATCGCGTTCTGGACGTGGCTCTGGGGTCCGATCGGGCTCGTGCTCGCCACACCGCTCACGGTGTGTCTCGTCGTGCTGAGCAAGCACGTCCCCGAGCTGCGCTTCATCTTCTACCTGCTCGCCGACGAGGAGGTGCTCGAGCCCGACGTGCGGCTCTACCAGCGTCTGCTCGCCGCCGACCTCGACGAGGCGGTCGAGGTGGTGCAGGAGCTCCGCGCCGCGAACCCCGAGTGCAACGTGTACGACGACCTGCTGCTGCCGGCGCTGGCGCGCACGCGGATCGACCGCGAGACGCACCGCCTGTCGTCGGACGAGGAGCTGCGCATGATGCGCTCGGCGCGCCAGCTGCTCGCGACGCTGAACGCCCAGGCGGAGGAAGACCAGGCGGAGGAAGAAGAGAAGGCGCGCGCCGCAGCGGCCGACGGCGGCGAGCCGGAGCGCGTCGCGACGGTGCGCATCGAGGGCGTGCTCGGCTGTCCGGCGGGCTGCGACGCCGACGAGCTGGTGCTGCAGATCCTCGCGCGCGAGCTCGCGCGCGACGGCATCGCGCTCGACCTGCTGTGGAGCGGCGCGGGCTCGCTCGAGGTGCTCGGCACGGTGGAGAGCAGCGAGCCGCGCGTGGTATGCATCGCCGGCTTGCCGCCGCGCGGCGAGCTCACCGCACGTTACCTCTGCCGGCGTCTGCGACGTCAGTTCCCGAACCTCGTGATCATCGTGCTCCTGCCCGGCGTCAAGGACGGCGACACCGCGGTGATCGGCCCGCTGCAGAGCGTGGGCGCGAACGTCGTCGTGGGGACGCTGCGCGCCGCGCAGGAAGCGCTGCGCGAGTCGCTGACGCGCGAGACCACGACCGCCGAGAGCGCGGTCGTCAACGCCTGA